A single window of Polaribacter sp. SA4-10 DNA harbors:
- a CDS encoding NAD(P)/FAD-dependent oxidoreductase — MITTDILIIGAGPTGLFTVFEAGLLKLKCHLIDALPQPGGQCSEIYPKKPIYDIPAYPEILAGDLTQKLIEQTKQFEPGFTLGERAETIDKQDDGTFIVTTNKGTKHHAKIVAIAGGLGSFEPRKPLIPTIANFEDKGVEYIIKEPELYRDKKVVISGGGDSALDWAVFLSNVASEVTLIHRRNEFRGALDSVEKVQELKNLGKIRMITPAEVKGIIGTDKVTGVAVEKKGEDAFIVDTDHFIPLFGLSPKLGPIGNWGLEIEKNAIKVNNALDYQTNIPGIYAIGDVNTYPGKLKLILCGFHEATLMCQSAYKRIFPNKKYVMKYTTVGGVDGFDGTRKEAPKAVVKAIQ; from the coding sequence ATGATTACAACAGATATACTAATTATTGGAGCAGGACCAACAGGATTATTCACCGTTTTTGAAGCTGGATTATTAAAGTTAAAATGTCATTTAATTGATGCATTACCGCAACCTGGAGGTCAGTGTTCAGAGATCTATCCAAAGAAACCAATTTATGATATTCCTGCATATCCAGAAATTTTAGCAGGAGATTTAACTCAGAAATTAATAGAACAAACAAAACAATTTGAACCTGGTTTTACTTTAGGAGAAAGAGCAGAAACAATTGATAAGCAAGATGATGGAACGTTTATTGTAACAACCAATAAAGGAACAAAACATCATGCAAAAATTGTTGCAATTGCCGGAGGTTTAGGTTCTTTTGAACCAAGAAAGCCACTAATTCCTACTATTGCAAATTTTGAAGATAAAGGTGTAGAATACATTATTAAAGAACCCGAATTATACAGAGATAAAAAAGTTGTGATTTCCGGAGGTGGAGATTCTGCTTTAGATTGGGCTGTTTTCTTATCAAATGTTGCCTCAGAAGTAACTTTAATTCATAGAAGAAATGAATTTAGAGGTGCTTTAGATTCAGTTGAAAAAGTACAAGAGCTAAAGAATTTAGGAAAAATTAGAATGATTACTCCTGCAGAAGTAAAAGGAATTATTGGTACAGATAAAGTAACAGGTGTTGCCGTTGAGAAAAAAGGCGAAGATGCTTTTATTGTAGATACAGATCACTTTATCCCTTTGTTTGGTTTATCGCCAAAATTAGGTCCAATTGGAAACTGGGGATTAGAAATTGAGAAGAATGCGATCAAAGTAAATAATGCATTAGACTATCAAACAAATATTCCAGGAATTTATGCAATTGGTGATGTAAATACATATCCAGGAAAATTGAAATTGATTTTATGTGGCTTCCATGAAGCAACTTTAATGTGTCAAAGTGCCTACAAACGTATTTTTCCAAATAAAAAATATGTAATGAAGTATACAACTGTTGGTGGTGTAGATGGTTTTGACGGAACAAGAAAAGAAGCACCAAAAGCAGTAGTAAAAGCAATTCAATAG
- a CDS encoding 2Fe-2S iron-sulfur cluster-binding protein: MQDINIKITDRNGETHEVVAPTDMAMNLMEVVRSYELAEEGTIGVCGGMAMCASCQCYVVSDHKLPEITDDEDAMLAEAFNVEDNSRLGCQIQMTSEMNGLEVVLAPEM, encoded by the coding sequence ATGCAAGACATCAATATAAAAATAACAGATAGAAACGGTGAAACTCATGAAGTTGTAGCGCCAACAGACATGGCAATGAACTTAATGGAAGTAGTTCGTTCTTATGAATTGGCAGAAGAAGGTACAATTGGAGTTTGTGGAGGAATGGCGATGTGTGCATCCTGTCAATGTTATGTGGTGTCAGATCATAAATTACCAGAAATCACGGATGATGAAGATGCGATGTTAGCAGAAGCGTTTAACGTAGAAGATAACAGTAGATTAGGATGTCAGATACAGATGACATCAGAAATGAACGGGTTAGAAGTAGTATTAGCTCCAGAAATGTAA
- the epsC gene encoding serine O-acetyltransferase EpsC, with amino-acid sequence MKRAEEIVVLKNYSMCLRDAVEIFTKEIINNLFDANHLAEKGAQTKNKFLKILERLSIENGEDIWRSFNDSFYGIRQKLDLDAIAAEKNDPASKSLEEIYLAYPGFYAIAVHRLSHKLLKLEVPVLPRMMSEFAHSSTGTDIHPGAEIGDSFFIDHATGIVIGETTVIKDNVQIFQGVTLGGIQVKKSLASTKRHPTIESGVVIYANATILGGDVVIGENSVIGANVCITDSVPSNSIVTVQSENNIFQKRN; translated from the coding sequence ATGAAGAGAGCTGAAGAAATTGTAGTATTAAAAAACTATAGTATGTGTTTAAGAGATGCTGTAGAAATTTTCACCAAAGAAATTATCAATAATTTATTTGATGCAAATCATTTGGCAGAAAAAGGTGCGCAAACAAAAAATAAATTTCTAAAGATTCTAGAGCGATTGTCTATTGAAAACGGTGAAGATATTTGGAGAAGTTTTAATGATTCTTTTTATGGAATCAGACAAAAATTAGATTTAGATGCTATTGCTGCAGAAAAAAATGATCCTGCTTCTAAAAGTTTAGAAGAAATTTATTTAGCGTATCCTGGTTTTTATGCAATTGCTGTTCACCGTTTAAGTCATAAATTGTTAAAATTAGAAGTTCCTGTTTTACCAAGAATGATGAGTGAATTTGCGCATAGTTCAACAGGTACAGATATACACCCAGGTGCAGAAATAGGGGATTCTTTTTTTATAGACCATGCAACAGGAATTGTTATAGGAGAAACTACTGTTATAAAAGATAATGTGCAAATTTTTCAAGGAGTTACATTGGGAGGTATTCAAGTAAAAAAAAGTTTAGCATCTACAAAAAGACACCCAACTATAGAAAGTGGAGTTGTTATTTATGCAAATGCAACCATTTTAGGTGGAGACGTTGTTATTGGAGAAAATTCTGTAATTGGAGCAAATGTTTGTATCACAGATTCAGTCCCAAGTAACTCAATTGTAACAGTGCAATCAGAAAATAATATTTTTCAAAAAAGAAATTAA
- a CDS encoding bifunctional precorrin-2 dehydrogenase/sirohydrochlorin ferrochelatase — MERNNLYPIFLKTQNLQVLIIGGGFVAEEKLTFLLKSSPDANVTIVSPMFREGTKALAKKGNVKLINKKYSRRYLKGKHIVVATTEFPKVNETVYAHCRKRSILVNVADNPPFCDFYMGGIVTKGNVKLAISTNGKSPTTAKRLRQFFEDVIPENVDDLVQNLNEFRKTIKGDFEQKVETLNEFTKGLIEKKES; from the coding sequence ATGGAAAGAAATAATTTATATCCTATTTTTTTAAAAACACAAAACTTACAAGTATTAATTATTGGAGGTGGTTTTGTGGCTGAAGAAAAGTTGACTTTTTTATTAAAGTCGAGTCCAGATGCAAATGTAACAATCGTTTCCCCAATGTTTAGAGAAGGTACAAAAGCCTTAGCTAAAAAAGGAAACGTAAAACTCATCAATAAAAAATACAGTAGACGTTACTTAAAAGGAAAACATATTGTAGTGGCAACAACAGAGTTTCCTAAAGTAAATGAAACTGTTTATGCGCATTGTAGAAAGCGAAGTATTTTAGTTAATGTTGCTGATAATCCTCCATTTTGCGATTTTTATATGGGAGGTATTGTAACCAAAGGGAATGTAAAATTGGCTATTTCTACAAACGGAAAATCGCCAACAACAGCCAAAAGATTGCGTCAATTTTTTGAGGATGTAATTCCTGAAAATGTAGATGATTTGGTACAGAATTTAAATGAGTTTAGAAAAACAATAAAAGGAGATTTCGAACAAAAAGTGGAAACGCTAAACGAATTCACCAAAGGATTAATTGAGAAAAAAGAATCTTAA
- the cobA gene encoding uroporphyrinogen-III C-methyltransferase codes for MNIKKPKLTVVGAGPGDVDLITVKAIKVLKTADVVLYDALVNEELLDYINPEAEQIFVGKRRGCYKYQQEQINELIVARAKSSGHVVRLKGGDPFIFGRGAEEMEYAASFGIDVDVVPGISSSLAVAAYQNIPLTKRGSAESFWVITGTTKEHKRSNDIALAAKSSATVVVLMGMSKLSQIVKFFQDEGKSNLPVAIIQNGTTVREKVGIGTVATIEHIVAEKELKNPAIIVLGEVVKHRKIILDIKQQYANVLQG; via the coding sequence ATGAATATAAAGAAACCAAAATTAACAGTTGTTGGTGCAGGACCTGGCGATGTAGATTTAATTACAGTAAAAGCAATAAAAGTTTTAAAAACTGCGGATGTAGTTTTGTACGATGCTTTGGTGAATGAAGAATTACTAGATTATATAAACCCAGAAGCAGAACAAATTTTTGTAGGAAAAAGAAGAGGTTGTTATAAATATCAGCAAGAACAAATAAATGAATTAATTGTAGCTCGAGCAAAATCAAGCGGACATGTGGTTCGTTTAAAAGGTGGTGACCCATTTATTTTTGGCAGAGGTGCAGAAGAAATGGAATATGCTGCAAGTTTTGGTATAGATGTTGATGTTGTTCCTGGAATTTCATCATCATTAGCAGTAGCTGCTTATCAAAATATACCCTTAACAAAACGTGGAAGTGCAGAAAGTTTTTGGGTAATTACAGGCACAACAAAAGAGCATAAAAGATCTAATGATATTGCGTTGGCAGCAAAGTCAAGTGCTACTGTAGTTGTTTTAATGGGTATGAGTAAATTATCTCAAATTGTAAAGTTTTTTCAAGATGAAGGTAAAAGTAATTTACCTGTAGCAATTATTCAAAATGGAACTACTGTTAGAGAAAAAGTAGGAATTGGAACGGTAGCTACTATAGAACATATTGTTGCAGAAAAGGAATTAAAAAATCCTGCAATTATTGTGTTGGGAGAGGTTGTAAAACATCGTAAAATAATTTTAGATATAAAGCAACAATATGCAAATGTGTTACAAGGATAG
- a CDS encoding HEPN domain-containing protein, giving the protein MQSFRTEIENPIVEKDIIELADKIAAFNNLQIDEEKFRSLRLARGVYGQRQQGVQMIRIKLPYGKVMSNQLRRISEVSDEYSRGRLHITTRQDIQIHYVDLQRTPELWAALERDDVTLREACGNVVRNVTASETAGIDINEPFDVSPYADALYKFFLRNPICQEMGRKFKVSFSSTDEDTGLSYLHDLGYIAKIENGVRGFKVMAAGGLGSQPRHAETLYEFLPSDKIIPLMEGVLRVFDRFGERKSRAKARMKFLLKDIGLEAFRNLIEEEQKAIEFKTVAIDVASYVTSKPVTIEAPEVEIKDQTAFDLWKSTNLIPQKQKGYVAIGIKVLLGDFYTDKARLLADLVETYAAGEVRLTLRQNIVIPFVKEDLVPLFYSELKKLEFVEAGYNKAVDITACPGTDTCNLGISSSTGIAKELEKVIAAEYPQYLKNEDLVIKISGCMNACGQHNMANIGFQGMTVRTPDKLVAPALQVLLGGGNFGNGNGAFADKVVKVPSKRGPEALRRIFNDFEANGNGQQFVTYYKEKGEKYFYDLLNDLQDVTNLTQEDFIDWGEEEKYVKAIGIGECAGVMIDLIATLFFESEEKIENANEAFENGVYSGAIYYAYQSLANSAKAMLLAAEKKTNTHASIISQFDEEFISTRKIDLGTSFTDMIYQINKFSPTKDFASKYIDNATIFLQKVRAYREAAITTKAL; this is encoded by the coding sequence ATGCAAAGTTTTAGAACCGAAATAGAAAATCCAATTGTAGAAAAAGATATTATTGAATTAGCAGATAAAATTGCTGCTTTCAATAACCTACAAATAGATGAAGAAAAATTTAGAAGTTTACGTTTAGCAAGAGGAGTTTACGGTCAGCGTCAACAAGGCGTTCAAATGATTCGTATTAAGCTTCCTTATGGTAAAGTAATGAGTAATCAATTACGAAGAATTTCTGAAGTTTCAGATGAATATTCAAGAGGAAGATTACATATTACAACACGTCAAGATATTCAAATTCACTATGTAGATTTACAACGAACGCCAGAATTGTGGGCAGCATTAGAACGTGATGATGTTACTTTACGTGAAGCTTGTGGTAATGTGGTAAGAAATGTTACTGCATCTGAAACTGCTGGGATAGATATTAACGAGCCTTTTGATGTTTCTCCTTATGCAGATGCATTGTATAAATTCTTTTTACGTAATCCTATTTGTCAAGAAATGGGGCGTAAATTCAAGGTTTCTTTTTCTTCTACGGATGAAGATACAGGTTTGTCTTATTTACATGATTTAGGATATATTGCTAAAATTGAAAACGGAGTTAGAGGTTTTAAAGTGATGGCTGCAGGAGGGCTAGGTTCTCAGCCAAGACATGCAGAAACGTTGTATGAGTTTTTACCTTCAGATAAAATTATTCCATTAATGGAAGGAGTTTTAAGAGTTTTTGATCGTTTTGGAGAACGTAAAAGTAGAGCCAAAGCAAGAATGAAATTTTTATTAAAAGATATCGGTTTAGAAGCTTTTAGAAACTTAATTGAAGAAGAACAAAAAGCAATTGAATTTAAAACGGTTGCTATTGATGTTGCCTCTTATGTGACGTCAAAACCAGTTACAATTGAAGCTCCAGAAGTAGAAATTAAAGACCAAACAGCTTTTGATTTGTGGAAATCAACAAACTTGATTCCTCAAAAACAAAAAGGATATGTTGCAATCGGAATTAAAGTTTTATTAGGAGATTTTTATACAGACAAAGCAAGGTTATTAGCAGATTTAGTTGAGACATACGCAGCAGGAGAAGTTCGTTTAACCTTACGCCAGAATATCGTAATCCCTTTTGTAAAGGAAGATTTAGTGCCACTTTTCTATTCGGAATTAAAAAAACTAGAATTTGTAGAAGCAGGTTATAATAAAGCGGTAGATATTACAGCGTGTCCTGGTACTGATACGTGTAATTTAGGAATTTCAAGTAGTACAGGAATCGCAAAAGAATTAGAAAAAGTAATTGCTGCAGAATATCCTCAGTACTTAAAAAATGAAGATTTAGTTATAAAAATCAGTGGTTGTATGAATGCTTGTGGACAACACAATATGGCAAACATTGGTTTTCAAGGAATGACAGTAAGAACTCCAGATAAATTAGTTGCACCAGCATTACAAGTTTTATTAGGTGGAGGTAATTTTGGAAATGGAAACGGAGCTTTTGCAGATAAAGTAGTAAAAGTACCAAGTAAAAGAGGTCCTGAAGCTTTGCGAAGAATTTTTAATGATTTTGAAGCAAATGGAAACGGACAGCAATTTGTTACCTATTATAAGGAAAAAGGAGAAAAATATTTTTACGATTTATTAAATGATCTACAAGACGTTACTAATTTAACTCAAGAAGATTTTATTGATTGGGGAGAAGAAGAAAAATATGTTAAAGCAATAGGAATTGGAGAGTGTGCAGGAGTTATGATCGATTTAATTGCCACTTTATTTTTTGAAAGTGAAGAGAAAATTGAAAATGCAAATGAAGCTTTTGAAAACGGAGTGTATTCTGGTGCTATTTATTATGCATATCAGTCTTTAGCCAATTCTGCAAAAGCAATGTTATTGGCAGCAGAAAAGAAAACGAATACACACGCAAGTATTATTTCTCAATTCGATGAAGAATTTATTTCAACAAGAAAAATAGACCTAGGTACTTCTTTTACAGATATGATATATCAAATTAATAAATTTTCGCCAACAAAAGATTTTGCATCAAAATATATAGACAATGCAACTATTTTTTTACAAAAAGTAAGAGCATATAGAGAAGCAGCAATAACAACAAAAGCTCTTTAA
- the cysM gene encoding cysteine synthase CysM, whose product MKTKTIIDFVGNTPLVEAKNILQKEGVTLLLKLEGNNPGGSVKDRAAYNMISEAIKRKNIRKGDTLVEATSGNTGIALALMAKVLGVNMVLVLPENSTEERIKTMRSYGAKVILTSKELGMEGSRDHALKLKYKKGYYRLNQFDNTDNSKAHYKTTGPEIWRDTEGEVTHFVSAMGTTGTIMGVSDYLKEQNPNITIIGAQPSEGSRIPGIRKWTEEYMPAIFTPSKVDEVIEVSEKEAKAMTQRLASEEGIFAGMSSGGSVATALKVAKKIDKGVIVAIICDRGDRYLSSTLFEKD is encoded by the coding sequence ATGAAAACTAAAACTATTATAGATTTTGTAGGAAATACCCCACTTGTAGAAGCGAAAAATATTTTACAAAAAGAAGGTGTTACGTTATTGCTAAAATTAGAAGGTAATAATCCTGGAGGAAGCGTAAAAGATAGAGCTGCTTATAATATGATTTCTGAAGCAATTAAAAGAAAAAATATTAGAAAAGGAGACACTTTAGTTGAAGCAACTAGTGGAAACACTGGTATTGCATTAGCGTTAATGGCAAAAGTTTTAGGTGTTAATATGGTATTGGTTTTACCAGAAAATTCAACTGAAGAAAGAATAAAGACAATGCGTTCTTATGGGGCAAAAGTAATTTTAACTTCAAAAGAGTTAGGTATGGAAGGCTCTAGAGATCATGCGTTAAAATTGAAGTATAAAAAAGGATATTATCGTTTAAATCAGTTTGATAATACAGATAATTCTAAAGCACATTACAAAACTACGGGTCCAGAAATTTGGAGAGATACAGAAGGAGAAGTAACACATTTTGTTTCAGCAATGGGAACAACAGGCACTATTATGGGTGTTTCAGATTATTTAAAAGAACAAAATCCTAATATAACTATTATTGGAGCGCAACCAAGTGAAGGATCTCGAATTCCTGGAATAAGAAAATGGACAGAAGAATACATGCCAGCAATCTTTACACCATCTAAAGTAGATGAGGTAATTGAAGTAAGCGAAAAAGAAGCAAAAGCTATGACACAGAGGTTAGCGTCTGAGGAAGGTATTTTTGCAGGTATGAGTAGTGGAGGTTCGGTAGCAACTGCGTTAAAAGTTGCTAAAAAGATAGACAAAGGAGTTATTGTTGCTATCATTTGTGATAGAGGAGATAGATACTTATCATCTACTTTGTTCGAAAAAGATTAG